One genomic region from Panthera tigris isolate Pti1 chromosome D1, P.tigris_Pti1_mat1.1, whole genome shotgun sequence encodes:
- the LOC102963415 gene encoding membrane-spanning 4-domains subfamily A member 14 isoform X1 produces MESSSEDQRSSHITIQPNETVLTALPYEPQSSLLDFLKGEPKVLGALQILLALIIAGVGSIFAFNYFHFSQRFPLVFLTGYPFWGAFIFVITGYITGINEKKKCMGQGVTAMNVISSLVAVAGITLTIISYRYQHKYCQMPSLEGICVIGRNLFNGILSVLLVISIVELGISVTISSFRSKCWTTSDEIVFFLPSDVTQESELSVPEENTAVQFELQEQSSTADSTTNIQPVFIGGYTFFKLRVTRNPLAFRHSRRRSSKTYYTSSVSVLDEQQKSISPPSQVYEERPKLKPLLPTLLERSTEKIPYAKQLKDEDLKSAIAQRPENQTQLLQSRALPLQVFPSSYIKKLQMLPPQALPVLASQAPTYHDTQSQGLTSEDMPSQDISSQESQYQSIPSQDTQALDMPYQYAPSQNTPPQNTLAQDMPSKNILSQDMISQKPPSEGILYQDLHSQLQALPAQSMLLAAPAFHAAQSSNIQRLDQQALDLQHRNQQLARVSYQDMQSEVMLLTQEWKSQEEFQSRKSKKWQSLDWQNENLQSRKSHDLYRQNKGWQTPKQKSQDLQMQGQQSPRKKSLDQHIKDWLFPKRHSVEKQTQVKQTRQKSSDQQTKDQLLVLEEQSLRQRSPSGQRKYQEDKEEKSPKEQPKDRQDKAQQTDMEKSPKKQTQQEHTKDLQVREEKSPKEQPKDRQDKAQQTDMDTSPKKQPQYEEVENLQAQEEKSLKQLHQNWQSQIQEYQAWQSSSQQFQDRRIQGWRNKEWKAQELALEMPHSLRWESQAWQTQDLLEKEFLKQKALYQEAQNVHVITRRQQLQSIPFNDSQYQDEEQDLKSTDIQKEGMRTETVQIRDNKPESTKYQNLHNQQSEDKNPDCCFSCQSSVQDTNLAYLSDINSEQDVRKNISICSASYQDDMTLTSTSCSPKDQQQSEDSD; encoded by the exons ATGGAGTCTTCATCTGAGGACCAAAGATCATCCCACATCACGATACAACCAAATGAAACAGTACTGACTGCCCTTCCCTATGAGCCTCAGAGCTCTCTGCTGGATTTCCTGAAGGGAGAGCCAAAAGTCTTGGGG GCTCTCCAGATCCTGCTTGCTCTGATCATTGCAGGTGTTGGAAGCATATTTGCATTCAATTACTTCCATTTCTCCCAGAGATTTCCCCTCGTTTTCCTCACGGGATATCCATTCTGGGGAGCATTTATT TTTGTTATTACGGGATACATCACAGGAatcaatgagaagaaaaaatgtatg GGACAAGGTGTCACAGCCATGAATGTCATCAGTTCCTTGGTTGCGGTGGCTGGGATTACTCTAACCATTATCAGCTACAGGTACCAGCACAAGTACTGCCAGATGCCTTCCCTCGAAGGAATATGTGTTATAGGTAGAAACCTGTTCAAT GGAATTTTGTCAGTCTTACTGGTCATCAGCATAGTAGAGCTCGGCATCTCTGTGACTATCTCCTCCTTCAGAAGCAAGTGCTGGACAACCTCCGATGAG ATTGTATTTTTCTTGCCTTCGGATGTTACTCAAGAGAGTGAACTCTCTGTCCCTGAAGAAAATACTGCAGTACAATTTGAGCTTCAAGAACAGTCCTCCACTGCTGATTCAACGACAAACATACAACCTGTTTTCATTGGAGGCTATACTTTCTTCAAGTTAAGAGTCACAAGAAATCCTTTAGCCTTCAGACATTCAAGGAGGAGAAGCAGTAAAACTTACTACACATCTTCTGTGTCTGTGCTAGATGAACAACAGAAAAGTATTTCTCCACCTTCACAAGTTTATGAGGaaagacctaagctgaaacctTTGCTTCCCACATTGCTGGAAAGGTCCACAGAAAAGATCCCATATGCCAAACAGCTGAAAGATGAAGACCTAAAATCTGCTATTGCACAACGCCCAGAAAATCAAACCCAACTTCTGCAGTCCCGCGCTTTGCCACTCCAAGTTTTCCCATCCAGTTACATAAAAAAACTCCAAATGTTACCACCCCAGGCTCTGCCAGTCCTGGCATCTCAAGCCCCAACATACCATGACACACAGTCTCAAGGCCTGACATCAGAAGACATGCCATCCCAAGACATATCATCCCAAGAATCACAATACCAGAGCATACCATCCCAAGATACACAAGCCCTAGACATGCCGTATCAATATGCCCCATCCCAAAACACACCCCCCCAGAACACATTAGCCCAAGACATGCcatctaaaaatatattatccCAAGACATGATATCCCAAAAGCCGCCATCTGAAGGCATACTTTACCAAGATCTGCACTCCCAACTACAAGCTCTGCCAGCACAATCCATGCTACTTGCAGCCCCAGCATTTCATGCAGCCCAGTCCTCTAATATACAACGCCTAGATCAGCAAGCCCTAGATCTTCAACATCGAAACCAGCAACTTGCACGTGTATCATACCAAGACATGCAATCAGAAGTCATGTTACTGACCCAAGAATGGAAATCTCAGGAGGAATTCCAGAGCAGGAAATCCAAAAAGTGGCAATCCCTAGACTGGCAAAATGAAAACCTGCAATCCCGAAAGTCACATGATTTATACAGGCAAAACAAAGGCTGGCAAACTCCAAAACAGAAATCCCAGGACTTGCAAATGCAAGGCCAGCAATCCCCAAGAAAGAAATCCCTAGACCAGCACATCAAGGACTGGCTATTCCCAAAGAGGCACTCCGTAGAGAAGCAAACCCAAGTTAAGCAAACCAGACAGAAGTCCTCAGATCAGCAAACTAAAGACCAGCTGCTGGTCTTAGAGGAACAATCCCTAAGGCAGCGATCCCCAAGTGGACAACGTAAATATCAAGAGGACAAAGAGGAAAAATCCCCAAAGGAACAGCCCAAAGATAGGCAAGATAAAGCTCAACAGACTGATATGGAGAAATCCCCCAAGAAGCAAACCCAACAGGAGCACACTAAAGATCTGCAAGTCCGAGAGGAAAAATCCCCAAAGGAACAGCCCAAAGATAGGCAAGATAAAGCTCAACAGACTGATATGGACACATCCCCCAAGAAACAACCCCAGTATGAGGAGGTTGAAAACCTGCAGGCCCAAGAGGAGAAATCCCTGAAGCAGCTACATCAAAACTGGCAATCCCAAATCCAGGAATACCAAGCTTGGCAATCTTCAAGCCAACAATTCCAAGACCGGAGAATTCAAGGCTGGAGAAACAAAGAGTGGAAAGCACAAGAATTGGCACTTGAAATGCCACATTCCCTGAGGTGGGAATCCCAAGCCTGGCAAACCCAAGATCTACTAGAGAAAGAGTTCCTAAAGCAGAAAGCTCTATACCAGGAAGCCCAAAATGTGCACGTCATAACTCGACGTCAGCAATTACAAAGCATTCCATTCAACGACAGTCAGTATCAAGATGAGGAACAAGACCTTAAATCCACAGATATCCAAAAAGAAGGTATGCGAACAGAAACCGTGCAAATAAGAGACAACAAACCAGAAAGCACGAAATACCAAAACCTACACAACCAGCAGTCAGAAGACAAAAATCCAGATTGTTGTTTCTCCTGCCAAAGCTCAGTACAAGACACAAATCTGGCCTATCTGTCTGATATAAATTCAGAACAAGATGTGCgaaaaaacatttcaatttgCTCAGCTTCATACCAAGATGATATGACTTTAACTTCTACCTCGTGTTCCCCAAAAGACCAACAGCAATCTGAGGACTCTGACTAA
- the LOC102963415 gene encoding membrane-spanning 4-domains subfamily A member 14 isoform X2 yields the protein MYGTRCHSHECHQFLGCGGWDYSNHYQLQGILSVLLVISIVELGISVTISSFRSKCWTTSDEIVFFLPSDVTQESELSVPEENTAVQFELQEQSSTADSTTNIQPVFIGGYTFFKLRVTRNPLAFRHSRRRSSKTYYTSSVSVLDEQQKSISPPSQVYEERPKLKPLLPTLLERSTEKIPYAKQLKDEDLKSAIAQRPENQTQLLQSRALPLQVFPSSYIKKLQMLPPQALPVLASQAPTYHDTQSQGLTSEDMPSQDISSQESQYQSIPSQDTQALDMPYQYAPSQNTPPQNTLAQDMPSKNILSQDMISQKPPSEGILYQDLHSQLQALPAQSMLLAAPAFHAAQSSNIQRLDQQALDLQHRNQQLARVSYQDMQSEVMLLTQEWKSQEEFQSRKSKKWQSLDWQNENLQSRKSHDLYRQNKGWQTPKQKSQDLQMQGQQSPRKKSLDQHIKDWLFPKRHSVEKQTQVKQTRQKSSDQQTKDQLLVLEEQSLRQRSPSGQRKYQEDKEEKSPKEQPKDRQDKAQQTDMEKSPKKQTQQEHTKDLQVREEKSPKEQPKDRQDKAQQTDMDTSPKKQPQYEEVENLQAQEEKSLKQLHQNWQSQIQEYQAWQSSSQQFQDRRIQGWRNKEWKAQELALEMPHSLRWESQAWQTQDLLEKEFLKQKALYQEAQNVHVITRRQQLQSIPFNDSQYQDEEQDLKSTDIQKEGMRTETVQIRDNKPESTKYQNLHNQQSEDKNPDCCFSCQSSVQDTNLAYLSDINSEQDVRKNISICSASYQDDMTLTSTSCSPKDQQQSEDSD from the exons atgtatg GGACAAGGTGTCACAGCCATGAATGTCATCAGTTCCTTGGTTGCGGTGGCTGGGATTACTCTAACCATTATCAGCTACAG GGAATTTTGTCAGTCTTACTGGTCATCAGCATAGTAGAGCTCGGCATCTCTGTGACTATCTCCTCCTTCAGAAGCAAGTGCTGGACAACCTCCGATGAG ATTGTATTTTTCTTGCCTTCGGATGTTACTCAAGAGAGTGAACTCTCTGTCCCTGAAGAAAATACTGCAGTACAATTTGAGCTTCAAGAACAGTCCTCCACTGCTGATTCAACGACAAACATACAACCTGTTTTCATTGGAGGCTATACTTTCTTCAAGTTAAGAGTCACAAGAAATCCTTTAGCCTTCAGACATTCAAGGAGGAGAAGCAGTAAAACTTACTACACATCTTCTGTGTCTGTGCTAGATGAACAACAGAAAAGTATTTCTCCACCTTCACAAGTTTATGAGGaaagacctaagctgaaacctTTGCTTCCCACATTGCTGGAAAGGTCCACAGAAAAGATCCCATATGCCAAACAGCTGAAAGATGAAGACCTAAAATCTGCTATTGCACAACGCCCAGAAAATCAAACCCAACTTCTGCAGTCCCGCGCTTTGCCACTCCAAGTTTTCCCATCCAGTTACATAAAAAAACTCCAAATGTTACCACCCCAGGCTCTGCCAGTCCTGGCATCTCAAGCCCCAACATACCATGACACACAGTCTCAAGGCCTGACATCAGAAGACATGCCATCCCAAGACATATCATCCCAAGAATCACAATACCAGAGCATACCATCCCAAGATACACAAGCCCTAGACATGCCGTATCAATATGCCCCATCCCAAAACACACCCCCCCAGAACACATTAGCCCAAGACATGCcatctaaaaatatattatccCAAGACATGATATCCCAAAAGCCGCCATCTGAAGGCATACTTTACCAAGATCTGCACTCCCAACTACAAGCTCTGCCAGCACAATCCATGCTACTTGCAGCCCCAGCATTTCATGCAGCCCAGTCCTCTAATATACAACGCCTAGATCAGCAAGCCCTAGATCTTCAACATCGAAACCAGCAACTTGCACGTGTATCATACCAAGACATGCAATCAGAAGTCATGTTACTGACCCAAGAATGGAAATCTCAGGAGGAATTCCAGAGCAGGAAATCCAAAAAGTGGCAATCCCTAGACTGGCAAAATGAAAACCTGCAATCCCGAAAGTCACATGATTTATACAGGCAAAACAAAGGCTGGCAAACTCCAAAACAGAAATCCCAGGACTTGCAAATGCAAGGCCAGCAATCCCCAAGAAAGAAATCCCTAGACCAGCACATCAAGGACTGGCTATTCCCAAAGAGGCACTCCGTAGAGAAGCAAACCCAAGTTAAGCAAACCAGACAGAAGTCCTCAGATCAGCAAACTAAAGACCAGCTGCTGGTCTTAGAGGAACAATCCCTAAGGCAGCGATCCCCAAGTGGACAACGTAAATATCAAGAGGACAAAGAGGAAAAATCCCCAAAGGAACAGCCCAAAGATAGGCAAGATAAAGCTCAACAGACTGATATGGAGAAATCCCCCAAGAAGCAAACCCAACAGGAGCACACTAAAGATCTGCAAGTCCGAGAGGAAAAATCCCCAAAGGAACAGCCCAAAGATAGGCAAGATAAAGCTCAACAGACTGATATGGACACATCCCCCAAGAAACAACCCCAGTATGAGGAGGTTGAAAACCTGCAGGCCCAAGAGGAGAAATCCCTGAAGCAGCTACATCAAAACTGGCAATCCCAAATCCAGGAATACCAAGCTTGGCAATCTTCAAGCCAACAATTCCAAGACCGGAGAATTCAAGGCTGGAGAAACAAAGAGTGGAAAGCACAAGAATTGGCACTTGAAATGCCACATTCCCTGAGGTGGGAATCCCAAGCCTGGCAAACCCAAGATCTACTAGAGAAAGAGTTCCTAAAGCAGAAAGCTCTATACCAGGAAGCCCAAAATGTGCACGTCATAACTCGACGTCAGCAATTACAAAGCATTCCATTCAACGACAGTCAGTATCAAGATGAGGAACAAGACCTTAAATCCACAGATATCCAAAAAGAAGGTATGCGAACAGAAACCGTGCAAATAAGAGACAACAAACCAGAAAGCACGAAATACCAAAACCTACACAACCAGCAGTCAGAAGACAAAAATCCAGATTGTTGTTTCTCCTGCCAAAGCTCAGTACAAGACACAAATCTGGCCTATCTGTCTGATATAAATTCAGAACAAGATGTGCgaaaaaacatttcaatttgCTCAGCTTCATACCAAGATGATATGACTTTAACTTCTACCTCGTGTTCCCCAAAAGACCAACAGCAATCTGAGGACTCTGACTAA